Within Cellulophaga sp. L1A9, the genomic segment GAACCCAGGACCCTCTCCTTAAAAGGGAGATGCTCTACCAACTGAGCTACCAGGTCATTATTTCAATGATTTGCTGTAGAGAAATATTCCCTGTTTGCGGGTGCAAATATACAACCTTTAGTCACATATCCAAGCAAGAAAAGTCCTTATATATTTAGAAAAGGATTAAACGATACTGAAGATGCTATAAATGCAAAAAGCCTTTCAAATCTATGATTCAAAAGGCTTTTCTGTGACCGGGCTGGGGCTCGAACCCAGGACCCTCTCCTTAAAAGGGAGATGCTCTACCAACTGAGCTACCAGGTCATTATTTCAATGATTTGCTATAGAGAAATATTCCCTGTTTGCGGGTGCAAATATACAACCTTTAGTCACATATCCAAGCCTATTTTGAAAAAAAATTATTTTTTTTTGAAATCACTTTATTTTGGTTCAATTTTACACAAAATAAGAAAATGAAAATAGTACTTATCGGTTACATGGGAAGTGGAAAAACAACAATTGGAAAATTGCTTTCTAAGAAATTGAATATCAATTTTATAGACCTGGATGAACATATCGAATCTAAATTAAATACAAGCGTTTCAGATATTTTTAAAGACCGTGGAGAGATCTATTTTCGGAAAATGGAGCATAAATATGTTCAAGAACTAATGGAAGAAAAAAAATCATTTATTTTATCTACAGGGGGAGGAACACCTTGTTATGCGAATAATTTAGCATTAATTCAAACGCATACAAAACAGGATTTTTACCTAAAATTATCAATTCCTAGTTTAGTAAAACGTTTAATAAATGAAAAAGAAAGCCGACCATTAGTTCAAAACATCGCAGAAAATGATTTGCCAGAGTTTATAGGGAAGCATTTATTTGAAAGAAATAATTTTTACCTGCAAGCCAATACTATCATTGTTTGTGATAATAAAAACCCTGAAGAAATTGT encodes:
- a CDS encoding shikimate kinase, producing the protein MKIVLIGYMGSGKTTIGKLLSKKLNINFIDLDEHIESKLNTSVSDIFKDRGEIYFRKMEHKYVQELMEEKKSFILSTGGGTPCYANNLALIQTHTKQDFYLKLSIPSLVKRLINEKESRPLVQNIAENDLPEFIGKHLFERNNFYLQANTIIVCDNKNPEEIVAEIMQQLK